Sequence from the Sphingobacteriaceae bacterium GW460-11-11-14-LB5 genome:
GTGGGGAGGCAGTAATACCACTTTAAAGTTCGATGATTTTAATGTGTTGAGCAAAAAGATAGGAGAAGGACCCTCGTTAAATATAAGTGGAAAGTTATCTAAAAACGATGTGCCATTTACAGCTCAATTTAATTTTGATAAAAAGGATAATCAGATCAAAACCACTGGCGCGGCATATGCAGAAGGATATGCAAAAAATGCGTTATCATTTTCAGGAAAGGATAGTTACGCCAGGTTGCCTTACACTGAAATAGGATATAACTATACGGTTTCTTTTTGGGTAAATCCTGCAAATAACAATGCAGATGGTGCAGTGTTATTCAAATCGCCTAATGCAACTGTAAAATTAAAACAAACAGGTACCGGTAAACTTGGCTTTTCAAGGGAGGGTTATGATATCGATTTCGGATATGTTTTACCTGAAAATAGCTGGACCCACGTAGTGATAACCGGAACCAATAAGGGTACTAGTCTTTATGTAAATGGCAAACTTGAAAAACGCTTGTACGATAACTGGATCACGTTTACGGATAAAGACAAAACGAAAGTACGTAAATCGGAAACTTTGTTTTTTCCGCTTCAAACCGTAGGTGGATTTAAAGGGAAGATAGATGAATTACAGGTTTGGAACAAGGTATTATCAGATGAAGAGATCCTGGCCTTAAAATGATAAAAAAGAATTAAACAATACCCGTCTCGATTAAATTAGTTTTTACCAGCCGATACCGCATTTGCGGTATCGGCTTTTTTGTTCTGCATATTTCGGATAACATTTTAGGCAAACGTTTGTGCTGTACCAATTTCCGGCTTTATTTTCTGATGCTTAAACCCTATCTAAACTGTAATATTAAACAGTCGCAGGTGTTTGATTTGGTTGTATTTTTTGATTTTGTATCCTCTTATTAATCAAACGTTTGCGCGTTGATTCGGAAAAATATCTTCGCTGCAAACCATTATCTTTAATTAACAGGCTGCGATATCACCACGTAATTTAATGTTTGTTCATTTTAACTACCTTGGTAAGATTGTAGTTGTATTTTCTGGCGCAATACACAAATGATTTTTAATTAATATTTAACCAATTTAAACCAAAGAAAATGAAAAAAACAATTGCTTTACTAGTCGCTACCTTAGCTTTTACCGTTTGTCTGTTTAGTAGTTTTACGCCCGAAAAAGTAGCCCTTGCTCCAAAAAAGGTGATGCGTAGAGGTGTAGTTACGGTTACTAAAAATTTTACCACCAGTAATGGACTGGCTGCTGTGGCAACACTTCAGTATACTACAGGTCAGGTATATAACAGCATCACCGTAACCATACAGGGAGAAGGTAACGTTCCGTTAACTTCGGTATCACATTCCTCAGGCCCGATTTATGCCGATACTTTTGAAGGTTACAAAGCCGGATCTTATTATGAATATTTTGTAGATGTATTGGTTACCGGAAACCAAACTATAGGCTGGCAAATTGCAGATGCAAGCGCCGAAGCGGTTGTTATTTAAATTGTAAGCCTAAATAAAGAGTCTACTGCTTCATAGCAGCAGTTTTTTGCAGAACCGGCATTGCCAAAAGCAGTGCTGGTTTTTTTATGGTAACATTTCTAATGCGCTTTTTGATAAACGCCACAATAGTTTGATATTTAGGAACCAAACCAAAACGATGAAATTCAGATTTATACTTGCTACATTTTTAAGCGTAAGCGCTTTTGCCTATGCACAACAGGGGCCAAGAAAAAGCCAATCTAAAGAAACTGTAACCACCACCCAGGTTACCGTTAAAGACGAGCCAAAATCTTCGGCAAACGAAAGAACCATTAAAGTGGAGAGCTCGGTAGTTACCAATCACGCGGTAACCATTGATGGTAAATCCGTTCCGTATAAGGCTACAACAGGTACGCTGCCCGTTTGGGATGAAGACGGAAAACCGATTGCAGGTTTGTTTTATACTTATTACGAACGCAGCGATGTGCAAAATCGTGATAAGCGACCTTTAGTCATCTCTTTTAACGGTGGCCCGGGCTCGGCTTCAGTGTGGATGCATATTGCCTATACGGGTCCTGTGGTTTTGAATATTGATGATGAAGGTTATCCTGTACAACCTTATGGTTATAAAGAAAATCCATATTCTATTTTAGATGTTGCCGATATTATCTACATCGATCCGGTTAACACCGGCTATTCGAGAGCAGTAAGTAAAGATATTCCCACCAATAAGTTTTTTGGGGTGCGTGCCGATATCAAATACCTGGCCGAGTGGATCAATACTTTTGTAACGCGCAACAACCGATGGGCCTCTCCAAAATTTTTAATTGGCGAAAGTTATGGTACCACACGTGTTTCGGGCTTGGCTTTAGAGCTGCAGAACAGCCAGTGGATGTATTTAAATGGTGTGGTATTGGTTTCGCCAACCGAACTCGGTATTGAACGGAGCGGTCCTGTTGATGCGGCTTTGCGTTTGCCGTATTTTGCTGCTACAGCCTGGTACCATAAAGCTTTGGCCGCCGATTTACAAGCTAAAGATTTAACGGCGATGCTTCCGGAAGTGGAAAGTTTTACCATTAATGAATTGATCCCCGCTATTTCGCAGGGTGGAATGTTGAGCGCCGATAAAAAGAAAGCCATTGCCGTGAAAATGGCCCGTTACGCTGGGCTTTCAGAAAAAGTGATATTAGATTATAACCTCAATGTACCAACCGATTTCTTTTGGAAAGAATTGTTGAGGGATAAAGGTTTTACGGTGGGCAGGTTAGATTCGCGCTACCGTGGTATCGACAAAATGAGTGCCGGCGAAGGACCGGATTATAATGCAGAACTAACTTCCTGGCTGCATTCATTTACGCCAGCCATCAATATGTACATCCGTAATGAGCTGAATTATAAAACCGATTTGAAATACAATATGTTTGGCTCAGTTTATCCATGGGATCAAACTGGCAATCAAACCGGCGATAACCTCCGTCAGGCCATGGCACAGAATCCATATCTGCATTTATTGGTGCAATCGGGTTATTACGACGGGGCCTGCGATTATTTCAACGCGAAATACAGCATGTGGCAGTTAGATGCTGCGGGTAAGTTGCAGGATAGAATGAAATGGGAAGGTTACCGTAGCGGCCATATGATGTACCTACGTAAGGATGACCTGAAAACGGCTAATAACCATATCCGTGAGTTTATTAAAAAAGCATTACCAAAGCCTGGCGAAGCCGCTAAGTTCTAAGATTTTAGAGTTGACAACTTTTAATAGCAATGTGTATAGGAAGTTGTCAACTCTCTTAGCCAAAGCTCTTACCTAAGAGACTCTTTTTTTTGGAGCGCAGAGGCAGTACAATAATTAACGTTCGTCCTGCTTTGCGCTTCGATCTTTTTTGCCCTTTCACTTCGTCCAGGCTGACAAAAAAGGATCTCCGCTTCAATCAGGGCTAGATGGGTTGGGCCGGGGGCACGGAAAACCCTCATCGATGCAAGAACAGGTGTAATCTAAACCTGACAGCCGCGATAGCCCAGATTTAAGCACGGTCTGTTGTTTTTATGGTGTGCTTGCTTATTTCACAGGTTTCATCTGGGCTAAAGCAAATGGCAGGACTGTTCTAACCGAAGCGCTACAGGAATTGCTTTCCAAACCCTAATTTAAAGTGTATAAATTCTTTTAATGTGTCAACACTTTTTGATTAATTTGAAGCGCAGCTGCAGCATAAATATTATCGTTTGTCCTGCTTTGCGCTCCGATCTTTTTTGCAGTTCCACTCTGCTCAGGCTGACAAAAAAGGATCTCCGCTTCAATCAGGGCTAGATGGGTTGGGCAGTGGCATGGAAAACCCTCATCGGTGCAAAAACAGGTGTAATCTAAACCTGATCGTACGGATGCCGATTTTTCGTCGGCAGTAGGAAGAGCAGGACGGAACCTAACCCAATAACCACTGAAACTGCTTTCCAAAAAAAATAAATCATATATATAGCGTTCTTTTATCGGCCTTGCTAAAGCGATTTATTCCCTCCAAAAATGCAAACGAAAAACTGTTGGTTACAAACTAAAAATAATTACTTATTTTTGTGGTTCAATTATGCAGCAAATAAAAACATCATTCGATTTTGAAAAACCTATTGCCGATTTAGTTCAGCAGATAGAAAAGGTTAAGCAAGTTGCCGAAAAAACTAAGGTAGATATGTCTGCCACGTTAGACGAGCTTGATGGTAAATTAGATGAAACTACCAATAACTTATATAAAAATTTAACCGGTTGGAACAAGGTTCAGATGAGCCGTCACCCTGATCGCCCGCAAACCCTTGATTATATCAATATGATCTGTGATGATTTTATTGAAATGCATGGCGATAGAACGGTTAAAGATGATAAGGCAATTATTGGCGGTTTTGCTTCTATAAATGGTCAAACGGTAATGGTTATCGGTCACCAGAAAGGTAAAAATACCAAAGAGCGTCAGTTTCGCAATTTCGGTATGGCCAACCCTGAAGGTTATCGTAAAGCATTACGTTTAATGCGCTTGGCAGAAAAATTTAATAAACCGGTTGTTTCTTTTATCGATACGATGGGTGCTTACCCTGGTTTAGAGGCAGAAGAACGCGGACAGGGTGAGGCGATTGCCAGAAACTTACTGGAAATGTCTATTCTACGAGTACCCATTATCTGTATCGTTGTAGGCGAAGGTGCTTCCGGAGGTGCTTTAGGTATCGGTATCGGCGATAAGGTTTATATGTTAGAACACACTTGGTACTCGGTAATTTCTCCTGAATCTTGTTCATCTATTTTATGGAGAAGCTGGGATTTTAAAGAGAAAGCTGCTGAATGTTTGAAATTAACTTCTGATGATATGTTTGGCAACAAGCTAATCGATGGCATTATTCCAGAACCGCTTGGAGGTGCACACCAGGATCCGGAGTTAATGGGCCGAACTTTAAAAGATTACCTTGTTAAAGATTTAGCGGCATTGGGTAAATTAAAAACGGATAAACTGATTGAACAAAGAATTGAAAAATTCTGTGCAATGGGTGTAGTAAACGAATAATCATTAACTAAAATAAATTTGAATCCTGTTTGGCCATGCTGAACAGGATTTTTTTTGTTACTGAAATCCATCTATAAACACCACATATATTTAGCCCCGTCATGCTGAATTTATTTCAGCATCTATCAATGCGGTAAAGACCCTGAAATAAATTCAGGGTGACGTATCTCGCGATATCTTAAACCTATCAGGTTTTTAAAACCTGATAGGTTTGGTCAACAAAAAAGCAGCTACAAATTAATGCAGCTGCTTTGTAAGTTATTGTTCAGATTCGTTTACTGTTGCGGTCCCTGTTGTGGGAAGAACATCGACAAACGACTTTCTAAACTGTTAAATGTTTTCTGCAGCTTATCGCTCAATTTATCCTGACCTGCAGCTTTACTGGTTTTAATCATTCTGTCCAGGTAGTATAATCCGGTTTGAATGTTCTGCGAGCCGGTTAAACCTTTTGATTGTGAAATATCAGCCAGGTAGTTTAATTCCTTGTTGATATAATCGCCAGATTTGTCTAAAATATCATTGGCTCGGGCAGTTTCGCCTAGTTTATATAAGTTTTCAGCCATGTAGAATTTCACTACAACTGTACGGATGCCGAAGAATTTATCAGGCATTACCGCAAAATATTTATCGACTACTTTTTTGGCATCAGCAATTTTACCTTCTTTAATTAAGCTGTTGGTTAAGCTACTGAAGATATTAGTGAAAATGAAAGTATCGTCTGATGATTGCGGATCTAAATATTTAGCGGTTTTCATATTTC
This genomic interval carries:
- a CDS encoding carboxypeptidase, coding for MKFRFILATFLSVSAFAYAQQGPRKSQSKETVTTTQVTVKDEPKSSANERTIKVESSVVTNHAVTIDGKSVPYKATTGTLPVWDEDGKPIAGLFYTYYERSDVQNRDKRPLVISFNGGPGSASVWMHIAYTGPVVLNIDDEGYPVQPYGYKENPYSILDVADIIYIDPVNTGYSRAVSKDIPTNKFFGVRADIKYLAEWINTFVTRNNRWASPKFLIGESYGTTRVSGLALELQNSQWMYLNGVVLVSPTELGIERSGPVDAALRLPYFAATAWYHKALAADLQAKDLTAMLPEVESFTINELIPAISQGGMLSADKKKAIAVKMARYAGLSEKVILDYNLNVPTDFFWKELLRDKGFTVGRLDSRYRGIDKMSAGEGPDYNAELTSWLHSFTPAINMYIRNELNYKTDLKYNMFGSVYPWDQTGNQTGDNLRQAMAQNPYLHLLVQSGYYDGACDYFNAKYSMWQLDAAGKLQDRMKWEGYRSGHMMYLRKDDLKTANNHIREFIKKALPKPGEAAKF
- a CDS encoding acetyl-CoA carboxylase carboxyl transferase subunit alpha, which produces MQQIKTSFDFEKPIADLVQQIEKVKQVAEKTKVDMSATLDELDGKLDETTNNLYKNLTGWNKVQMSRHPDRPQTLDYINMICDDFIEMHGDRTVKDDKAIIGGFASINGQTVMVIGHQKGKNTKERQFRNFGMANPEGYRKALRLMRLAEKFNKPVVSFIDTMGAYPGLEAEERGQGEAIARNLLEMSILRVPIICIVVGEGASGGALGIGIGDKVYMLEHTWYSVISPESCSSILWRSWDFKEKAAECLKLTSDDMFGNKLIDGIIPEPLGGAHQDPELMGRTLKDYLVKDLAALGKLKTDKLIEQRIEKFCAMGVVNE